In Felis catus isolate Fca126 chromosome A2, F.catus_Fca126_mat1.0, whole genome shotgun sequence, the following proteins share a genomic window:
- the FBXL12 gene encoding F-box/LRR-repeat protein 12, producing MATLADLPDSVLLEIFSYLPVRDRIRISRVCHRWKRLVDDRWLWRHVDLTLYTMRPKVMWHLLRRYMASRLRSLRVGGYLFSGSQAPRLSPALMRALGQKCPNLKRLCLHVADLSMVPITSLPCTLRTLELHSCEISMAWLLKEQDPTVLPLLECIVLDRVPAFRDEHLQGLTRFRALRSLVLGGTYRVTETGLDAGLQELGYLQRLEVLGCTLSADSTLLAVSRHLRDVRKIRLTVRGLSAPGLSVLEGMPALESLCLLGPLITPEMPSPAEILSSCLAMPKLRVLELQGLGWEDQEAERILCKGLPHCMVIVRACPKESMDWWM from the exons ATGGCGACTTTGGCGGACCTGCCGGACTCGGTCCTGTTAGAGATCTTCTCTTACCTCCCCGTCCGGGATCGAATTCGCATCTCCAG ggttTGTCACCGCTGGAAGAGGCTGGTGGACGACCGGTGGCTCTGGCGACACGTCGACCTGACTCTGTACACG ATGCGGCCTAAAGTCATGTGGCACCTCCTTCGCCGCTATATGGCATCCCGGCTCCGTTCCCTGCGGGTGGGCGGCTACCTGTTCTCAGGCTCCCAGGCCCCCCGGCTGTCCCCCGCCTTGATGAGGGCCCTGGGCCAGAAGTGCCCTAACCTGAAGCGTCTCTGCCTGCACGTGGCTGACCTGAGCATGGTGCCCATCACCAGCCTGCCCTGCACCCTGAGGACCCTGGAGCTGCACAGCTGTGAGATCTCCATGGCCTGGCTCCTCAAGGAGCAGGACCCCACCGTGCTGCCCTTGCTCGAGTGCATCGTGCTGGACCGGGTCCCTGCCTTCCGTGATGAGCACCTGCAGGGCCTGACGCGCTTCCGCGCCCTGCGGTCGCTGGTGCTGGGCGGTACCTACCGAGTGACCGAGACAGGGCTGGATGCGGGCCTCCAGGAGCTGGGCTACCTGCAGAGGCTGGAGGTGCTGGGCTGCACCCTCTCAGCTGACAGCACCCTCCTGGCCGTCAGTCGCCACCTCCGAGATGTGCGGAAGATCCGGCTGACCGTGAGGGGCCTCTCTGCCCCCGGCCTGTCCGTCTTGGAGGGCATGCCAGCCCTGGAGAGTCTGTGCTTGCTGGGCCCTCTCATCACCCCAGAAATGCCTTCCCCGGCTGAaatcctctcttcctgcctcgCCATGCCCAAGCTCAGGGTCCTTGAgctgcaggggctggggtgggaggatcAGGAGGCCGAGAGGATCCTGTGTAAGGGGCTGCCCCACTGTATGGTCATCGTCAGGGCCTGCCCCAAAGAGTCCATGGACTGGTGGATGTGA
- the UBL5 gene encoding ubiquitin-like protein 5: MIEVVCNDRLGKKVRVKCNTDDTIGDLKKLIAAQTGTRWNKIVLKKWYTIFKDHVSLGDYEIHDGMNLELYYQ, from the exons ATGATCGAGGTTGTTTGCAACGACCGTCTAGGGAAGAAGGTCCGCGTTAAGTGCAA CACTGATGACACCATCGGGGACCTTAAGAAGCTAATCGCAGCCCAAACTGGCACCCGTTGGAACAAGATCGTCCTGAAGAAGTG GTACACGATTTTTAAGGACCATGTGTCCCTGGGGGACT ATGAAATCCACGATGGGATGAACCTGGAGCTTTATtaccaatag